One region of Prosthecobacter fusiformis genomic DNA includes:
- the argJ gene encoding bifunctional glutamate N-acetyltransferase/amino-acid acetyltransferase ArgJ encodes MNDDFFDPLREGRVPFTTVDGGVTAARGFRAGAISCGIKNPEATRLDLMLITSDVPTVTDAVFTTNKVRAACVRVSQQHIKDSDVRAIIANSGNANACTGPQGIQDAKAMCKATAEALGIRMRQVQVCSTGIIGMNMPIQRITPRVKELAEKLTPTGSDDASRAIMTSDTKPKTYSIEVPCGTGSFRVGGIAKGAGMICPNMATMLCFITTDAKISADELKRAMRSAVDQSFNCITIDGDTSTNDTVIVMSNGQADAPPIKKGSEEAKIFRCALHKVMLELAKMIVADGERVTKFVEIRVRNARTHADAKKAAEAVAKSMLVKCSWHGSDPNWGRVIHAVGYSGARLREELIDIYFGGLIACKGGLTSNTPVTELEKVVREPRFSVTIDLNQGSANHIVYTSDLSEEYVDFNSSEYSAAIHAKRQKGLA; translated from the coding sequence ATGAACGACGATTTTTTTGATCCTCTCCGCGAAGGGCGGGTGCCTTTCACCACTGTTGACGGTGGAGTCACCGCTGCGCGCGGATTCCGTGCCGGGGCCATTTCCTGCGGCATCAAAAATCCTGAGGCCACCCGGCTGGACCTCATGCTCATCACTTCCGATGTGCCGACCGTCACCGACGCGGTTTTCACCACTAATAAAGTGCGTGCGGCCTGCGTTCGTGTCTCCCAACAGCACATCAAGGACAGTGACGTCCGCGCCATCATCGCCAACAGCGGCAATGCCAATGCGTGCACGGGGCCGCAGGGCATCCAGGACGCCAAGGCCATGTGCAAGGCCACCGCTGAAGCGCTGGGCATCCGCATGCGCCAGGTACAGGTTTGTTCCACCGGCATCATCGGCATGAACATGCCTATCCAGCGGATCACCCCGCGTGTGAAGGAGCTGGCTGAAAAACTCACTCCCACCGGTTCGGATGACGCCTCACGCGCCATCATGACCAGTGACACCAAGCCGAAGACCTATTCCATTGAGGTGCCCTGCGGCACCGGCAGCTTCCGCGTGGGCGGCATTGCCAAAGGTGCTGGCATGATCTGCCCTAACATGGCCACCATGCTTTGCTTCATCACAACGGATGCGAAGATCTCGGCAGATGAACTCAAGCGGGCTATGCGCAGTGCGGTGGATCAGTCGTTTAACTGCATCACCATCGACGGTGATACCAGCACCAATGACACCGTCATCGTGATGAGCAACGGGCAGGCTGATGCACCTCCGATCAAGAAAGGCAGTGAAGAGGCCAAAATCTTCCGCTGTGCCCTGCACAAGGTCATGCTGGAACTGGCCAAGATGATCGTCGCCGATGGTGAGCGCGTCACCAAGTTTGTAGAGATCCGCGTGCGCAATGCCCGCACTCATGCCGATGCGAAAAAGGCCGCTGAAGCTGTAGCCAAGTCCATGCTGGTCAAATGCTCCTGGCATGGCAGCGATCCAAACTGGGGCCGCGTGATCCACGCTGTGGGTTATTCTGGGGCACGCCTCAGGGAGGAACTGATTGATATTTACTTCGGTGGCCTCATTGCCTGCAAGGGGGGGCTGACTTCCAACACTCCAGTGACGGAACTTGAAAAAGTGGTCCGTGAACCGCGCTTTTCTGTTACTATTGATCTCAATCAAGGCAGCGCCAACCACATCGTCTATACCAGCGATTTGTCCGAGGAATACGTGGATTTCAACAGCAGCGAATACTCTGCGGCCATCCATGCGAAACGGCAGAAGGGGCTCGCTTAG
- a CDS encoding DUF1501 domain-containing protein, with translation MNPSFLRAEEPTRRDFVMNIAKTCLGVSVMQPLMHGQAMAVAFEGSSKARQVPTARNVIYLYMAGGMTHLDTFGVSPGADTMGDTKCIPTSADGVQLGEGLPTVAKFMHHGVVINSLSSTQGAHEQGNYYQHTGYTMRGATRHPTMGAWLQKFQGKGNPDLPGTVVISNDSKHPGGGFFEASFQPLLLSNPSTGLQHSKRLATLGENDLDYRLNLSAKLNAGFEETYGHSAVRAYSDVYKDAVKVMKSADLTAFDLSQEPEELQAEYGTGSFAQGCLLARRLIEHGVRFIEVTNGGWDMHNDIYARLPEKISELDKALGALLGDLERRGLLQDTMVVITSEFGRTPEINQNSGRDHYPKAFSSAIWGGGVQGGQIYGKTDKGIEVTENKVSPPDLNATIGYALGLPLDQVLYSPTKRPFTIADKGQPITALFG, from the coding sequence ATGAATCCTTCTTTCCTCCGCGCTGAAGAGCCCACCCGTCGTGACTTTGTCATGAACATCGCCAAGACCTGCCTTGGTGTCTCCGTCATGCAGCCACTCATGCACGGCCAGGCAATGGCCGTGGCCTTTGAGGGCAGTTCCAAAGCGCGTCAGGTGCCCACCGCGCGCAATGTTATCTATCTCTACATGGCCGGCGGCATGACCCATCTGGACACCTTCGGCGTCAGCCCCGGTGCAGATACCATGGGTGATACGAAGTGCATCCCTACCAGTGCGGACGGAGTGCAACTGGGTGAAGGTCTGCCCACCGTGGCGAAGTTCATGCACCACGGCGTGGTCATCAACAGTCTCTCCAGCACCCAGGGGGCACATGAGCAAGGGAACTATTACCAGCACACGGGCTACACCATGCGCGGGGCCACCCGCCATCCGACGATGGGTGCATGGTTACAAAAATTCCAGGGCAAGGGCAATCCAGACCTGCCCGGCACGGTGGTCATTTCCAATGACAGTAAGCATCCTGGCGGTGGTTTTTTTGAAGCTTCCTTCCAGCCGCTTCTGCTCAGCAATCCTAGCACCGGCTTGCAGCACAGCAAGCGCCTGGCTACGCTGGGGGAAAACGATCTCGACTACCGCCTCAATCTTTCCGCCAAGCTCAATGCTGGCTTCGAAGAAACTTATGGCCACAGCGCCGTGCGTGCCTACAGCGATGTTTACAAGGATGCCGTCAAGGTCATGAAAAGCGCTGACCTCACCGCTTTCGATCTGTCCCAGGAACCTGAAGAGTTGCAGGCAGAATACGGTACCGGCAGCTTCGCCCAAGGCTGCCTCTTGGCCCGCCGCCTGATCGAGCATGGAGTGCGTTTCATTGAGGTCACTAATGGTGGCTGGGACATGCACAATGACATCTATGCCCGCCTGCCTGAAAAGATCAGCGAGCTGGACAAGGCCCTCGGAGCACTGCTGGGTGATCTGGAACGCCGCGGCCTGTTGCAGGATACCATGGTGGTCATCACCAGCGAATTCGGCCGCACGCCTGAAATCAACCAGAACTCTGGTCGCGACCATTATCCGAAAGCCTTCAGCTCCGCCATCTGGGGCGGCGGCGTCCAGGGTGGACAGATCTATGGCAAGACGGACAAGGGCATTGAGGTGACCGAGAACAAAGTTTCCCCGCCAGACCTCAATGCGACCATCGGTTATGCGCTCGGCCTGCCTTTGGACCAGGTCCTGTATTCGCCAACCAAGAGGCCCTTCACCATTGCCGACAAAGGACAGCCGATCACCGCACTGTTTGGCTAA
- a CDS encoding DUF1549 domain-containing protein, with protein MKTFALLLLVATVTHGAALPEAAKIDSLLAADWQKHNLQPNAAAPDEVIVRRLYLDIAGRIPTVEESREFIQSGDPQKRAKLIDKLLGSDGYTSHMFNFWADVLRLTDNTKGRITAEAYEEWLKKELKANTPYDQFVKKLLTTEGGAWDSGSIGFYQRDENKLDHLAYTVQVFLGTSIVCAQCHNHPFDKWSQKDYYGMAAFTYGMDTRGSGITDIKLPRRPPQNKNLPEFITSMKAKDRRQYMKDHPEEMAKIRAEAAEKGKATSEEMNQVRKALGDVMKPLRYTAVSWQEGKLPKLPADYAYTDAKPGDTIQPNAMFGHEATPKEGQTTVQAFADWMTDPENPRFTTVIANRMWKHVFGTGVIEPLDEITDSTVPSNPALMDYLAQLMIEKKYSLKSFLRVLYNTDTYQRMASTQEVALGEINHFTGPSLRRMSAEQVWDSMITLTKGNVDGEVDEENQRLHQYLNDLNMFITTMKEKGPEGIVAAAKAGMEERKENDRKLDEMRAKMAEQKDGVANPADAKALANAANKLRRESSNNLLENLIGEERAEDLIRGYSPNKEANKEAKKRPKMSREVMATLTKEERKALSRNEGDRTMVSRASELPSPARPGHFLRTFGQSDREVIDNASEDASVPQALTLLNGPVIKSLTSPVSLLSQQLKDAGSADEKVALLYEALLSRRPTNNERAVLSQVIQERGDIAVEDVTHALITGSQFLFIQ; from the coding sequence ATGAAAACATTCGCCCTTCTCCTGCTGGTCGCCACCGTCACCCACGGCGCTGCTTTGCCCGAGGCCGCCAAGATTGACAGTCTGCTCGCTGCGGACTGGCAAAAGCACAATCTTCAGCCCAATGCCGCCGCACCGGATGAGGTGATCGTCCGGCGTCTGTATCTCGACATCGCAGGCCGCATCCCGACCGTGGAAGAATCGCGTGAATTCATTCAATCAGGGGATCCGCAGAAGCGTGCTAAACTGATCGATAAGCTGTTGGGCAGTGATGGTTATACCAGCCACATGTTCAACTTTTGGGCCGATGTATTACGCCTGACGGACAATACGAAAGGCAGGATCACGGCTGAGGCCTATGAGGAATGGCTGAAGAAAGAGCTGAAGGCCAATACGCCCTATGACCAGTTTGTGAAAAAGCTCCTCACCACCGAAGGCGGTGCATGGGACAGCGGCAGCATTGGCTTTTACCAGCGGGATGAGAACAAGCTGGATCACCTGGCCTACACCGTTCAGGTCTTTTTGGGCACCAGCATCGTGTGTGCCCAGTGCCATAACCACCCCTTCGATAAGTGGAGCCAGAAGGACTATTACGGCATGGCTGCCTTCACTTATGGTATGGACACACGTGGCAGCGGCATCACCGACATCAAGCTGCCAAGGCGTCCCCCTCAAAACAAGAATCTGCCGGAATTCATCACCAGCATGAAGGCCAAAGACCGCCGCCAATACATGAAGGATCATCCTGAAGAGATGGCAAAAATTCGCGCAGAAGCTGCCGAGAAAGGCAAAGCCACCAGCGAGGAAATGAACCAGGTAAGAAAAGCTCTGGGAGACGTGATGAAACCGCTCCGCTACACCGCCGTCTCCTGGCAAGAAGGTAAGCTGCCCAAGCTGCCAGCCGACTACGCTTATACAGACGCCAAGCCCGGAGATACTATCCAGCCTAACGCCATGTTTGGTCATGAGGCCACGCCGAAAGAAGGTCAGACCACGGTACAGGCCTTTGCCGACTGGATGACCGATCCGGAAAATCCACGTTTCACCACAGTCATCGCCAACCGCATGTGGAAACACGTGTTCGGCACGGGTGTGATCGAACCTCTGGACGAAATCACCGACTCCACAGTCCCCAGCAATCCAGCGCTGATGGATTACCTGGCGCAGTTGATGATCGAGAAAAAATACTCGCTCAAATCCTTCCTGCGCGTGCTTTACAATACCGACACCTACCAGCGCATGGCCAGCACGCAGGAAGTGGCCCTGGGAGAGATCAATCACTTCACCGGCCCTTCCCTGCGCCGCATGAGTGCCGAACAGGTCTGGGACTCCATGATCACGCTCACCAAAGGCAATGTGGATGGCGAAGTGGACGAAGAAAACCAGCGCCTGCACCAGTATCTGAACGATCTAAACATGTTCATCACCACGATGAAAGAAAAAGGCCCTGAAGGCATCGTGGCAGCAGCCAAAGCGGGAATGGAAGAACGGAAAGAAAACGACCGCAAGCTGGATGAGATGCGCGCCAAGATGGCCGAACAAAAAGACGGCGTGGCCAATCCAGCGGATGCCAAAGCCCTGGCCAATGCAGCCAATAAGCTGCGCCGAGAATCCAGCAATAACTTGCTGGAAAACCTCATCGGTGAAGAGCGCGCTGAAGACCTCATCCGAGGCTACAGCCCGAACAAGGAAGCCAACAAAGAAGCAAAAAAGCGGCCCAAGATGAGCCGCGAGGTCATGGCCACACTGACTAAGGAGGAGCGCAAGGCGCTGAGCCGCAACGAAGGGGACAGGACCATGGTGTCCCGCGCTTCCGAGCTACCCTCCCCTGCCCGGCCCGGCCACTTCCTGCGCACCTTTGGCCAGTCTGACCGCGAGGTGATCGATAACGCAAGTGAGGACGCCTCCGTCCCGCAGGCACTGACTCTGCTAAATGGCCCCGTCATCAAAAGCCTGACCAGCCCGGTCTCGCTGCTCAGCCAGCAACTGAAAGATGCTGGCAGTGCTGATGAAAAAGTGGCCCTCTTATACGAGGCTCTGTTGAGTCGTCGCCCGACCAACAATGAACGTGCCGTGCTTTCCCAGGTTATCCAGGAGCGGGGTGACATAGCCGTGGAGGATGTGACGCACGCCCTCATCACCGGATCACAATTCCTCTTCATCCAATAA